The segment ATCAAACATAACCAGGCAGGCAATGAAGAGTATGCACTGTTTGCCAATGTTTCAAAGCAGCGTCCGGCAGCGTTTACCTACATTTATCGTTCACGGAGCCGCTGGGGATTGGCATTTCAACCTCAGGCTCCGCTTGACCTGCGCTTTCGCCATGGGGAACCCTGGTTTAGTTAACACCTTTCCGCTAAACGTTGAACTAAGCATTGCTAAGGAGTCCATGTCTACCCTGGTTAGGAGCTCGGACGCAATATACCGGAGGAGAGTATGGTGCCCGATCTTGCCACTGACAATATGCTCGATATGGCGCAGGGCCCTACAAACAATGAGGCTAATTACAGAGGTTTTCCTCTTAAAAGATGTACTCGGGTAGGGCCTTGAGACCGGACCCCCTTAGCCTAACCCATTCCACCTGTGGTGCCAGAGGGTCAGGCACGGGGGGTACGTTGACTAGGCACAGGGACGGTTGACTGAGGAAATCTAAGAtacctctttttctttggtCTTTCCTTATTATCAGAAGTATCCTTTATCTCCAAATTTCCCCGCATATATCACGTGACTTTGACATATTAACGGTACTTCTTTTTCCTAGGCCTTGCCTTACTATGAGAGGTATCTTAAATTTCCTCAGTCAACCGAACCTTTTCCTAGTCACCGTACCCCCCGTGCTTGAGGCACGGTCACTGGTGACTGAATGAAAAGCACGGGGGGCCGGTCTCTAGGCCCTACCCGAGTAGCTGCATCTCTTATTTCAACCATCCTGTAGTCGTTACTAGCACAATCCTGTACTACTCCTTGCTCCTTCAGCCGACGGTGCCGCTCCGCCCACTCGCGCCGACGTTACTAGACGTCCTCACGGTCACCGTTATACGGTTTCTGTCTTTATACTAAATTAGTGTCAGTCGAGCGGCATTCCCGCTTTGACCGCCGTGGCTGCCCATTTCGGAGCCTACGGCTATACAACCTCGCCAATCCAACGGTGCCCTCTCGAGACTTTCGGTGCTCACCAGCTCCAGAACCTCGTCGGAGCCCTGGAGCCTGGGGAGTATCACCATTTGAGAAACACACCGAGCCAATTTCTTCCGTCTAGCGCAATTCATACAGTAAAGCAAGCTCGTTCTTCCAAGTAGTGCCGGCAAATCACCCGCCTCCTATAAACTCTCCCTGCGCAATCAAGATGCATCAGACATCGTCGCGCTTACTACGCATGGCGGATGATAGCCGACCGTTTAGCAAGGTATGTACCATTGCTCTCTACGTCTTTTGACACGCCTGTCTGGCATACTACGGCGAACCATACATGATGGCCGCCACTGCTATGACGCTTCTCGAAACCTCATTCTCGCTATGATATTGGCCATTAACTGACTTGGTCACCCAACAGGACTTTAAGGATATCTTCTCTACCCTCATCGTCAGTCTGCTTCCCCTCTCGGTCCACCGCGTCCGGTTGATCAAGGTCGAGTATACCTTCCTCTCTGAAGAAGCTATCGACAATCTGATGTGTCTCAAATTCTCCCAATCCAACCGCCTACCCGATCTTAAAGACCCCTCTCGCATTATTACCACAACCACTACTACCACATTCTCAATGGCCAAGGATATGGCCCGCTCTATCTGCCAACGCTTTCTTGAAGCCAGGCTTATTGAATCCGCTGATGGTAAACACCAGCAGGTATATACTATAAAGGGATCCGTTTGGCAATTAACACCAAAGGGAATCGCCATACTGGACCGTTTCTGCGCAAGAAATGGCATTCAGCAGAAGCAGGTTTCAGAGCTCGCTAATCTCAGAGCAACGCggcttgttctccttgaacGACACTCGCAAACTGACAAGCTTCACTATGACCGAGGCACCATCGAGACCATCTTTCGCCGGCTCATCGGTGCCGATAGCTGCAATGCTATGTCGAGCATGACCGCTGCTGATTCAAGCTCGATGAACAAATACAAGGATAACATCGCTGAGGTCAAGATTACTGCTAAGCATAAGGTTAACGGGAAGGCCTACCGCGATACGTTCACCGGCAAGGTTATAATCGACTGGTTAATGAACTATTCGACCATCATGGAAGAACACGAAGCCGTTGCGGTTGCCACTCTTTTTACGGCCTACAATCTAATAGAGTGTGCTGCCAAGGACAGGGCATATACTTCCCAGAACCCCGACCCAGGGAACAATATCTTCCAGCCCAGCAAGCGTGCTATCTACCAATTAACGCAGCAAGGTAAGGACCTTATTAATGGCTCAAGGCCACGAAGACGGTCTTCAGAGAGGGAGGGCAGTGCTGGTTCCCAGCGGAACGGTATCTTCAAGGATTCCAACACGCAACGACTCGACAAGATCCTGAAGGATCCTTCCGTGCGACTTCTCTTCCGCGAGCAATCCCGAGATACATATTGCGAGGAGAACCTGTCCTTCTACCAAGAAGTGGATGAGTTTATCCGGAGTTGTAAAGTGGCCACACGCGCTGCCCATAGGGAGCCCAATATGGCCGCGATGGACGGCATCAGTGAGAGCATAGCTCAGGCGTATAGAATCTATAATGCTTTCATTGCTGCCGGCTCGCCTTGCGAGCTCAATATTGACCACCAGCTGCGGAACAGCCTTACCACCCGGATGACCAAGACTGAGAGTCAGGACGCTACCATGATCGACACTCTTCAAGAAGTGATATCTCTATTCGAAGACGCCCAAAATGCTGTGTTCAAATTGATGGCTAGTGTAAGTTTGGTATAATATCCACCTCGCAATCCTAAATGGCCGTTCTCGAGATCTCTGACCAGGAGCTAACAGAAACAGGACTTGGTGCCAAAATTCCTGAGCAACCCCAAGTATGAGCAGCAATTGCGAAGCTACGAGTTTGAACTAGTTGGAAAGGGTCCCGAGCGGGGCTAGGGCTACAACCCAACCAACTGCCACTGAGGCGGCGATGCCAGTGCTGGACGCCGACGATCGCCAGCGACACAGACCATAACGGAACATTGGCAGGCGAAGGGGTCAGCAACGCAAATCGCCCCCGCGTGCCACATGCAGCATTATATAAATCGTTAGTATATATCGTCTCCTATACAACGAACAGCAAAGGAGTCAGGGGTGGCCAGCCCCATAGGCGACGATTGACGACGACTGGACACCTTCCCTAGGTATTGTTCGCAGGCTATTTAGGTTAACTTCACCAGAACGGGGTCACGCGGTCAACAGATTTGAACTTTACAGCTTCTACCTAAGCCAAGGGTTTAATTCCTGCTAGAAGCTGCTAACCTCgccctactcttctattcctaattgtCGAGTGCCTCAAACTGTCGCGTACCCCTGTCCATTTCTCAAGTACATGTCTATCTCCGGTTTATTCCCTTCCAATCCGTATTAGGACAATTCATTTGACACATTTCGATCGACGATCTGCACACATATAAACGCACTCCTATGGTAAACCTAGTCTTTGCACCGCAGTGCAGCAGTTTGATAACACAGAAGGCCGTTAACTGGGAATAAACCGACACTCAATGTTTGAAATAGGCAATAGCGGTGGCTATTATTCTATAGGAAGAAACATCGATCGCTAGTAGACCATAAACTagaagataaatatataCATGAAACCAAGAATTTGCTAGTTGAGTCATTACTGGTAAGTAAAGCATTCTTATCTCCTCTTTAATTCAAGAGTTCGCTAATGTCTCTCCTGGCGTTTCTCATGATGCCGCACTTGTTCAAGCAAGCATCAATACCGAGGGCAATATTCGCAGGAATATGACTGCGGAAGAACTCAATATCCTTCCCGTTAATAGTCTGCATACCGCCCAGGGTAGCTTGAACCACATCGCCATTAAGAGCGAAGAAGTTCTGAGCGATCTGGTTCACACCAGGATCAGCATTGTCAAATGCAGCAACAAACACGGCGTCTTCGCAATCGGGGTTGAACTCTTGATGGATAGTACCCTGGGGAAACACAGTCACCTGGAATGTGTCCATGGTGTTGGCAATAGGCTTGGCACCATTCTCGACAACGAAGTTTGTAACAAGGCGGCCTTTGACGACAATATTAAGCTCCGTTGCTCGGTTATGAACATGTGCTGTGTTCATTCCACAGGGTCCGAGGAAGACAACTGTCATGGACGCTCCATTGCCGATAAGAGCAGGCATGGTCAGAGCAGTAGCTGACACTGACCTGCTTCCTTTGCCATGGGCCTCTCCGGCTCCAGTGCCGGCTTTGAAGTCAAAGACATAATCGCCAGGCCGATTCAAGAGCTCGACTTGCTTGGCCTGAGGAGGTGCGGTGATGATTCTGGAGATAAGGTCCCTGTCTCCGCTTCGCGTGTTGATAGGCACGATGGGAGGAAGTATGTAATCAATACTGTCACCTCGAGGCAGGTGAGAAGACGACCGAGCTGCCCGGGGAGCCGTGAGGACAGAGCCAGCAAGAAAAAGGATTGATAGAGATTTCATTTTGGCGAACTTATGTTGTAATGGAGGAACAAATAGCAATGATTTAGGGTATTAAAGGGAATAAGTCTCAGATGCTGTTATAACAGAGTTGGAGAAGTGGTTAACAGTCGTGATACACCTTATTTGCAGcgcctttcttcttcttgtaaTCGTATTTTCTCGTCTCGCGAGAAGGGAGATGTTGTCCGCTTAGCAGGAGCGGTGTTGCCGAATTGCGTGCCAACCCTGAATCCCCACTTTACCAATACCCCCCGTATCAAGTACTGATACACGATGTAATGGTCCGTGCCCTTTGGTATTGGGTCCTGATACGCATTTCCATCACGTTAATCAAACATTTTCTCCAGGGGTAACAAAAGTCGGGTTCCACTATACAATTACGGATCTAACACGAGGCTATTCAAAACACTTAATTATTGAGAGAATGGAATGAGAGCCAGAGGACTTGCCAGCAGCTTTGAACGATATCGAAGCCTACGGCGAGCGTTACGAATGGCACGTGACCAGAGAAAACAATATCCCTTTGCGGTCACTTGCAAATTTCCATCGCAGCCCTAACAAGAAATGCGACAAGAAATCTGCAGCAAGCCTTGCTTCGCTCGATCTTCTTTCGATTGGTGTCTTACGCATAGCCACCATAGGTGTTATTCGCAGGCGATTTGACTCAAATCGTCTAACAAATTGGGTAACCTAGCTGTCATTTTGGAGTAATATCGTTTGGAGTTGGGCCGAGTCGCTGATTGGCTGAAAATCCCAGATCAATAAATTTGGTATGGAAATCGAGTTCAGGTTTCAATGAACGTTGAGTTTGGAGTTGTTAAGGGGCACAAAAGTTTGAACGCCAAAAAAACATTTGTAGGCTTCTTTCATGCTAAAAAACTCAATGCAGCTAACCTAAAGGTATTTTCGGTCGCTAGGACGCTTTTTCTTATGGATGTAACGCTTTGAGGGTACATTGTTCACGTTTTAGAACTCGTCGTCCTAACAGCTTTGTGTCGGTGATCCAGGCGCTGGGATGGCGATAAGTTCTGCTTATCACGGACCGTTACGCCCTGGTCGACAGAATGTTACACCCATGCTC is part of the Fusarium oxysporum Fo47 chromosome VII, complete sequence genome and harbors:
- a CDS encoding regulator of G protein signaling domain-containing protein, whose protein sequence is MADDSRPFSKDFKDIFSTLIVSLLPLSVHRVRLIKVEYTFLSEEAIDNLMCLKFSQSNRLPDLKDPSRIITTTTTTTFSMAKDMARSICQRFLEARLIESADGKHQQVYTIKGSVWQLTPKGIAILDRFCARNGIQQKQVSELANLRATRLVLLERHSQTDKLHYDRGTIETIFRRLIGADSCNAMSSMTAADSSSMNKYKDNIAEVKITAKHKVNGKAYRDTFTGKVIIDWLMNYSTIMEEHEAVAVATLFTAYNLIECAAKDRAYTSQNPDPGNNIFQPSKRAIYQLTQQGKDLINGSRPRRRSSEREGSAGSQRNGIFKDSNTQRLDKILKDPSVRLLFREQSRDTYCEENLSFYQEVDEFIRSCKVATRAAHREPNMAAMDGISESIAQAYRIYNAFIAAGSPCELNIDHQLRNSLTTRMTKTESQDATMIDTLQEVISLFEDAQNAVFKLMASDLVPKFLSNPKYEQQLRSYEFELVGKGPERG
- a CDS encoding RmlC-like cupin domain-containing protein; this translates as MKSLSILFLAGSVLTAPRAARSSSHLPRGDSIDYILPPIVPINTRSGDRDLISRIITAPPQAKQVELLNRPGDYVFDFKAGTGAGEAHGKGSRSVSATALTMPALIGNGASMTVVFLGPCGMNTAHVHNRATELNIVVKGRLVTNFVVENGAKPIANTMDTFQVTVFPQGTIHQEFNPDCEDAVFVAAFDNADPGVNQIAQNFFALNGDVVQATLGGMQTINGKDIEFFRSHIPANIALGIDACLNKCGIMRNARRDISELLN